A region of Falco peregrinus isolate bFalPer1 chromosome 13, bFalPer1.pri, whole genome shotgun sequence DNA encodes the following proteins:
- the YIPF6 gene encoding protein YIPF6 isoform X2, whose amino-acid sequence MMRDLKAVGKKFVHVMYPKKSSALLRDWDLWGPLVLCVSLALMLQGGSADSKDDGGPQFAEVFVIIWFGAVVITLNSKLLGGTISFFQSLCVLGYCVLPLTVAMLVCRLVLLAGSGTVSFIIRLIVVVAMFGWSTLASTAFLADSQPPNRKALVVYPIFLFYFVISWMILTFTPQ is encoded by the exons ATG ATGAGAGATCTGAAGGCTGTTGGGAAAAAATTTGTCCATGTCATGTATCCGAAGAAGAGTAGTGCACTTCTCAGAGACT GGGATCTTTGGGGCCCTTTGGTGCTTTGTGTCTCGCTTGCACT GATGCTTCAGGGTGGATCAGCAGATAGTAAAGACGATGGAGGACCCCAGTTTGCTGAAGTCTTTGTCATAATCTGGTTTGGTGCAGTTGTCATCACACTAAACTCAAAGCTTCTTGGAGGAACTAT ATCCTTTTTTCAGAGCCTGTGTGTTCTGGGTTACTGTGTCCTGCCTCTGACAGTAGCAATGCTGGTGTGCAGGCTGGTACTGCTGGCGGGTTCTGGGACTGTCAGCTTCATTATACGTCTTATCGTAGTAGTAGCTATGTTTGGTTGGTCAACGTTAG cATCTACAGCTTTCCTGGCAGACAGTCAGCCTCCAAACCGCAAAGCTCTTGTTGTGTACCCCATCTTCCTCTTCTACTTTGTTATCAGCTGGATGATTCTCACCTTTACACCTCAGTGA
- the YIPF6 gene encoding protein YIPF6 isoform X1, producing MGPGGCSPGHRSGPDRRHAARAPPCWRGGAGGQPPLALPWTPWRCVTRQPSPRVVMTYFGHVARVANMAAAEGSSAGGPLFAGLADVSISEDIPVEGEITVPVGSHSPDEDYSTLDEPVRDTIMRDLKAVGKKFVHVMYPKKSSALLRDWDLWGPLVLCVSLALMLQGGSADSKDDGGPQFAEVFVIIWFGAVVITLNSKLLGGTISFFQSLCVLGYCVLPLTVAMLVCRLVLLAGSGTVSFIIRLIVVVAMFGWSTLASTAFLADSQPPNRKALVVYPIFLFYFVISWMILTFTPQ from the exons ATGGGCCCCGGGGGCTGCAGTCCGGGTCACCGCTCCGGGCCGGACCGGCGGCATGCGGCAAGGGCGCCCCCTTGCtggcggggcggagcgggggggcagcccccgctCGCGTTGCCATGGACGCCCTGGCGGTGCGTGACGCGGCAGCCGTCGCCGCGCGTAGTGATGACGTATTTCGGCCACGTCGCCCGAGTAGCCAAcatggcggcggcggagggCAGCAGTGCCGGGGGGCCGTTG ttTGCAGGTCTTGCAGATGTGTCAATATCTGAAGATATTCCAGTGGAAGGGGAAATTACTGTTCCTGTTGGATCTCACTCTCCTGATGAAGACTACTCCACACTGGATGAGCCTGTTAGGGATACTATT ATGAGAGATCTGAAGGCTGTTGGGAAAAAATTTGTCCATGTCATGTATCCGAAGAAGAGTAGTGCACTTCTCAGAGACT GGGATCTTTGGGGCCCTTTGGTGCTTTGTGTCTCGCTTGCACT GATGCTTCAGGGTGGATCAGCAGATAGTAAAGACGATGGAGGACCCCAGTTTGCTGAAGTCTTTGTCATAATCTGGTTTGGTGCAGTTGTCATCACACTAAACTCAAAGCTTCTTGGAGGAACTAT ATCCTTTTTTCAGAGCCTGTGTGTTCTGGGTTACTGTGTCCTGCCTCTGACAGTAGCAATGCTGGTGTGCAGGCTGGTACTGCTGGCGGGTTCTGGGACTGTCAGCTTCATTATACGTCTTATCGTAGTAGTAGCTATGTTTGGTTGGTCAACGTTAG cATCTACAGCTTTCCTGGCAGACAGTCAGCCTCCAAACCGCAAAGCTCTTGTTGTGTACCCCATCTTCCTCTTCTACTTTGTTATCAGCTGGATGATTCTCACCTTTACACCTCAGTGA